Proteins encoded within one genomic window of Augochlora pura isolate Apur16 chromosome 11, APUR_v2.2.1, whole genome shotgun sequence:
- the LOC144477260 gene encoding uncharacterized protein LOC144477260 gives MTGKGFRVKVRLDLHAVTCPGVWLCPSGKVALRIISLDSTLESARVSPIFPLLFHNEFNFKKTFTRLAGLTELQRKLEQQPIRAELIQWLGPCNRVVVLATFETNLSDVLYPVFRCKRLLPGVDVDLLMDPTKSFPGIIAPKIEISTRTVIEEVLGVFDDWLDEAAEVDARTTEFKRTLPDQRRRPAKGIIRQKRVCHSRTHRAIELPRTARCRCVNADSSPIHHRPRIGQTCRETRRREDLEFLRDVHDQSRDRRVSVAACENARLFDKCSVCSMYKCYFGCDCSYDHVRDRQTAGGDAESCDGWQCCDDARKLAISSRSQCPRMDANKFRCWEKDCWTKCQHVSK, from the exons ATGACGGGCAAAGGTTTCCGCGTAAAGGTGCGACTGGACCTGCACGCC GTAACGTGCCCAGGGGTATGGCTATGTCCTAGCGGCAAAGTGGCGCTGCGGATAATCAGTCTCGACTCCACCCTAGAATCTGCCAGAGTATCTCCGATTTTTCCACTTTTATTTCACAACGAGTTTAACTTTAAGAAAACGTTCACACGGCTGGCTGGTTTGACAGAACTGCAACGGAAATTGGAGCAACAGCCTATCCGCGCGGAATTGATACAATGGCTTGGTCCTTGCAACCGAGTCGTCGTATTAGCCACCTTCGAAACCAATTTGTCGGACGTGCTGTACCCCGTATTCCGTTGCAAACGATTGCTGCCCGGAGTAGACGTCGACCTGCTCATGGATCCAACGAAATCGTTCCCC GGCATTATAGCACCCAAGATCGAGATTTCGACGAGAACCGTGATAGAGGAAGTTCTAGGTGTTTTCGACGACTGGCTGGACGAAGCGGCCGAAGTCGACGCGAGAACGACCGAATTCAAG CGCACGCTGCCCGATCAGAGGAGACGACCCGCGAAAGGTATCATCAGACAAAAGAGAGTTTGTCACAGCCGAACGCATCGTGCCATCGAGCTTCCTCGAAC CGCGAGATGCCGATGCGTGAACGCGGACAGCTCCCCGATTCACCATCGACCACGAATCGGCCAGACTTGCCGAGAGACCCGTCGACGAGAAGATCTCGAATTCCTACGAGACGTGCACGACCAGTCGAGAGATCGCCGAGTCTCCGTTGCCGCTTGCGAGAACGCTCGTCTCTTCGATAAATGTTCCGTCTGTTCGATGTACAAGTGTTACTTCGGTTGCGACTGCAGCTACGACCATGTTCGCGATCGGCAGACAGCCGGTGGAGACGCAGAGTCTTGCGACGGGTGGCAATGTTGCGACGATGCTCGAAAACTCGC TATATCCTCGAGGTCTCAATGCCCAAGGATGGATGCGAATAAGTTCCGCTGCTGGGAGAAGGATTGCTGGACAAAGTGCcagcacgtttcaaaatag
- the LOC144477261 gene encoding uncharacterized protein LOC144477261 produces MMNPVKLRFLTERYDKEKKHLRLQEEFVAIGRSEASTGNKFYAKHDAFLESEIRQEYVDLVTRRNILTPRAVYPSGPPTVNMQYGWHSDSLLPATNDPRLRFPRTRTDFIAIELEIRYTRRGIPVEKFTGIPFKV; encoded by the coding sequence ATGATGAATCCGGTGAAATTGCGATTTCTCACCGAGAGATACGACAAGGAGAAGAAACACTTGCGACTGCAAGAGGAGTTCGTTGCCATCGGTCGGTCAGAAGCTTCGACCGGCAATAAATTCTACGCGAAACACGACGCGTTCCTAGAGTCAGAGATCCGGCAGGAGTACGTCGACTTGGTGACCAGACGCAACATCCTGACGCCGAGGGCCGTCTATCCGTCGGGTCCGCCGACGGTGAACATGCAGTACGGCTGGCACTCGGACTCCTTGTTACCGGCGACGAACGATCCCAGGCTACGATTTCCCAGGACGCGAACCGACTTTATAGCGATCGAGCTCGAGATTCGTTATACTCGCCGGGGGATACCGGTCGAAAAATTTACCGGGATTCCGTTCAAAGTTTAA